A genome region from Frankineae bacterium MT45 includes the following:
- a CDS encoding NAD(P)-dependent dehydrogenase, short-chain alcohol dehydrogenase family: protein MSSPSKSAAQAWTAADIGDQSGRVVIVTGANSGLGLEVATRLAEHGAAVVMACRNVAKAEEAVTQLRAEVPGASVAISELNLADLASVAAFAQSFRASHERLDLLINNAGLMAVDHSYTAQGFEMQFGVNHLGHYALTEQLLPLLERTPGSRVATMASMGHRAGRMRFDDLMRKRRYDRWFAYTQSKLANLLFTAELQRRLAEQGSTTIAVAAHPGSTHTDLGTEGSGLTNRITAALYPIFSQTVKQGALPMLRAATDPNVAGGEFYGPRYIVAGRAVRERPSRRARNVADARRLWEISAQLTRVG from the coding sequence ATGAGCAGCCCGTCGAAGTCCGCCGCGCAGGCCTGGACCGCGGCCGACATCGGTGACCAGTCGGGGCGGGTGGTCATCGTCACCGGCGCCAACTCCGGGCTTGGGCTTGAGGTCGCTACTCGTCTGGCCGAGCACGGGGCCGCTGTCGTGATGGCCTGCCGAAACGTCGCGAAGGCCGAAGAGGCGGTGACGCAGTTGCGGGCCGAGGTGCCGGGCGCAAGCGTCGCCATCTCCGAACTCAACCTGGCCGACCTGGCCAGCGTCGCGGCGTTTGCCCAAAGTTTTAGGGCAAGTCATGAACGGCTGGACCTGCTCATCAACAACGCCGGATTGATGGCGGTGGATCATTCCTATACCGCGCAGGGGTTCGAGATGCAGTTCGGGGTGAACCACCTCGGTCATTACGCGCTCACCGAGCAGTTGCTTCCGCTGCTCGAGCGGACACCCGGCTCCCGGGTGGCGACGATGGCCAGCATGGGCCACCGGGCAGGTCGGATGCGCTTCGACGATCTGATGCGCAAGCGTCGTTATGACCGCTGGTTCGCCTACACCCAGAGCAAGCTGGCCAATCTCCTCTTCACCGCCGAACTTCAGCGGCGGCTGGCGGAACAGGGCTCCACCACGATCGCGGTCGCCGCCCACCCTGGTTCGACGCACACCGACCTCGGTACCGAGGGTAGCGGCCTTACCAACCGGATAACCGCCGCGCTGTACCCGATCTTCAGTCAGACGGTGAAGCAGGGAGCACTGCCGATGCTCCGAGCGGCCACCGATCCCAATGTGGCCGGGGGAGAGTTCTACGGGCCCAGATACATCGTGGCTGGCCGGGCGGTACGGGAACGCCCCTCACGCCGTGCCCGCAACGTAGCCGACGCGCGCCGACTCTGGGAGATCTCCGCGCAGCTGACTCGCGTGGGCTAG
- a CDS encoding TIGR02611 family protein: MTGKGRPERPDSEGASETSASHRRFAWLERLRRGVRALPGGALAWRIGVGLLGLLIILVGIVLLPLPGPGWLIIFLGLGVWASEFAWASRLLRFARGQVRRWTDWIVRQPRVVQLLVGALGILLLAALIYAAWRVSRGI; this comes from the coding sequence ATGACTGGAAAGGGACGGCCCGAGCGTCCGGATTCCGAAGGGGCGAGTGAGACTTCGGCGTCGCACCGTCGCTTCGCATGGCTGGAGCGACTGCGGCGCGGTGTCAGGGCGCTGCCGGGCGGCGCGCTCGCCTGGAGAATCGGCGTCGGGTTGCTGGGACTGCTCATCATCCTCGTCGGCATCGTGCTGCTGCCGCTACCTGGTCCAGGCTGGCTCATCATCTTTCTCGGCCTCGGGGTGTGGGCGAGTGAGTTCGCGTGGGCGTCGCGCCTGCTGAGGTTCGCCCGAGGCCAGGTTCGGCGCTGGACCGACTGGATCGTCCGCCAGCCCCGGGTTGTTCAGCTGTTGGTCGGAGCGCTTGGGATTCTCCTCCTGGCTGCCCTGATCTACGCGGCCTGGCGCGTTTCGCGGGGAATCTGA
- a CDS encoding zinc/manganese transport system permease protein: MNLIDYLQLGFVQHGLIAATLVAVISGIIGPFVMLRRAAFVVHGTAELSFTGAAAGLLIAGDPVLGALIGSLVVAAAIAALGTREREIDSTIGVILAFGLGIGVYLLSQYKGFATEATSILFGQIFGVSTGQIVLLVVIALGVLVVTALIYRPLMFASIDFQVAQARGVRVNLVGLIFLFALSLTVTEAAQIVGTLLVLSLAITPAAAAQRLSARPAVVTALSVIFALIASDGGLLLSLQTDVKASALVSTISFVFYLLARLIGPRVIARGRANAARAA, from the coding sequence GTGAACCTCATCGACTACCTGCAGCTCGGCTTCGTCCAGCACGGATTGATCGCAGCGACCCTGGTGGCCGTCATCAGCGGAATCATCGGTCCGTTCGTGATGCTGCGCCGCGCCGCGTTCGTCGTGCACGGCACGGCCGAGCTCTCCTTCACCGGCGCGGCAGCCGGCCTGCTCATCGCCGGTGACCCGGTTCTCGGGGCTCTCATCGGCAGCCTTGTGGTGGCGGCGGCCATCGCCGCTCTCGGCACCCGGGAACGCGAGATCGACTCGACGATCGGTGTGATCCTTGCCTTTGGGCTCGGCATCGGCGTCTACCTGCTCAGTCAATACAAGGGCTTCGCCACGGAGGCCACCAGCATCCTCTTCGGTCAGATCTTCGGGGTGAGCACTGGTCAGATCGTGCTGCTGGTGGTGATCGCCCTCGGTGTGCTCGTCGTGACCGCGCTGATCTACCGTCCGCTGATGTTCGCCTCCATCGACTTTCAGGTCGCACAGGCCAGGGGAGTGCGGGTGAATCTCGTCGGCCTGATCTTTCTCTTCGCGCTGTCGCTGACGGTGACTGAGGCGGCCCAGATCGTCGGAACGCTGCTCGTGCTCAGTCTCGCCATCACGCCGGCGGCCGCGGCTCAGCGACTCAGCGCCCGACCGGCCGTGGTGACCGCACTCTCGGTGATCTTCGCGTTGATCGCCAGCGACGGCGGCCTGCTGCTGAGCCTGCAGACCGACGTCAAGGCGAGCGCGCTTGTCTCCACCATCAGCTTCGTGTTCTATCTGCTGGCCCGCCTGATCGGCCCGCGGGTGATCGCCCGGGGCCGGGCCAACGCCGCGAGGGCGGCATGA
- a CDS encoding serine protease, S1-C subfamily, contains C-terminal PDZ domain — protein MSEQFPDQPTESHPAEILPAEATSPAEATSNEVTGNEVTPTTPFTPYSPMQEPAPGSVYPAPYQQAPYPTYQQPYQQYGAFDQTRAYDMPYQTQFQPQEANYQPGYEGQYRFPYQSQHLAAPLPPMPAGKTPNRHRSAYIAVAAALVAGALGVGGTLIATHNDTIGSIASQSVNGAGSGSTGSSSGSSGSGTSGGGVDGGSLGGFGNGFGSSNGYGSDGLGSGNSGSTGGNSAASTSTSATATQSVGVVDINTELGYQNARAAGTGIVLTSSGEILTNNHVVRGSTKITVTVVSTGKTYTASVVGTDVTDDIAVLRLSGASGLATAKITTSGASVGDSVVAVGNAGGTGGTPSAAAGQVVALDQSITATDSDGSDAENLTGLIETNADVQAGDSGGPLYNSSGSIIGVDTAASSSDSSTFNASPQSYAIPITKALSIATQIEDGKSSSTIHIGASPFLGVQLSADGTSGSGSGLAVAGVVDSGPAAKAGIVAGDVITALNGKSISSATDLSSALASAHPGDSVSVTWSDTSGGTHSSKITLAAGPAV, from the coding sequence ATGAGCGAGCAGTTCCCCGACCAGCCCACCGAGAGCCACCCCGCCGAGATCCTTCCGGCCGAGGCCACCAGCCCGGCCGAGGCCACCAGCAACGAGGTCACCGGCAACGAGGTCACCCCGACCACCCCCTTCACCCCGTACTCGCCGATGCAGGAGCCCGCCCCGGGCAGCGTGTACCCGGCGCCGTATCAGCAGGCCCCGTACCCGACGTATCAGCAGCCGTACCAGCAGTACGGGGCGTTCGACCAGACGCGCGCCTACGACATGCCATACCAGACGCAGTTCCAGCCTCAGGAGGCGAACTACCAGCCCGGCTACGAGGGGCAGTACCGGTTCCCTTACCAGTCCCAGCACCTCGCCGCACCCCTCCCGCCCATGCCGGCGGGGAAGACCCCCAACCGTCACCGGTCGGCCTACATCGCCGTCGCCGCTGCCCTGGTGGCTGGCGCCCTCGGCGTCGGCGGCACGTTGATCGCCACCCACAACGACACGATCGGCAGCATCGCGTCGCAGTCGGTCAACGGCGCTGGTTCAGGATCTACCGGTAGCAGCTCCGGATCGTCGGGCAGCGGCACCTCCGGGGGCGGCGTCGACGGAGGCAGCCTGGGCGGCTTCGGCAACGGCTTCGGTTCCTCGAACGGCTATGGCTCAGACGGTCTGGGGTCCGGCAACTCGGGCTCCACCGGCGGCAACTCGGCTGCCTCGACCAGCACCAGTGCCACCGCCACGCAGTCGGTCGGAGTCGTCGACATCAACACTGAGCTCGGCTACCAGAACGCCCGCGCGGCCGGCACCGGCATCGTCCTCACCTCCTCCGGCGAGATCCTGACGAACAACCACGTGGTGCGCGGCTCGACGAAGATCACGGTCACGGTCGTCAGCACCGGCAAGACGTACACCGCGTCGGTTGTCGGTACCGACGTGACCGACGACATCGCGGTGCTCCGCCTCTCCGGGGCCAGCGGTCTGGCCACGGCCAAGATCACCACCTCCGGCGCGAGCGTCGGTGACTCGGTCGTCGCCGTCGGAAACGCCGGCGGAACCGGTGGCACGCCCAGCGCGGCGGCCGGGCAGGTTGTGGCGCTCGACCAGAGCATCACCGCCACCGACTCCGACGGCAGTGACGCCGAGAACCTCACCGGATTGATCGAGACCAACGCCGACGTCCAGGCCGGTGACTCGGGTGGTCCGCTGTACAACAGCAGCGGGTCGATCATCGGTGTCGACACGGCCGCCTCGAGCTCTGACAGCAGCACGTTCAACGCCAGCCCGCAGAGCTACGCCATCCCGATCACCAAGGCGCTCTCCATCGCCACCCAGATCGAGGACGGCAAGAGCAGCTCGACGATCCACATCGGCGCCAGCCCATTCCTGGGCGTCCAGCTCTCGGCCGATGGCACGAGCGGTTCGGGCAGCGGCCTCGCCGTTGCCGGGGTCGTCGACTCAGGACCGGCAGCCAAGGCCGGGATCGTGGCCGGTGACGTCATCACCGCCCTCAACGGCAAGTCGATCTCGAGCGCGACGGACCTGAGTTCGGCGCTGGCCAGTGCGCACCCCGGTGACTCGGTGAGCGTCACCTGGAGCGACACCTCCGGCGGTACGCACAGCAGCAAGATCACTCTGGCCGCCGGGCCGGCTGTCTGA
- a CDS encoding zinc/manganese transport system ATP-binding protein codes for MSETQSADAGGAPGASNALPASGEPTVRLRSATLNLGGRTLWSGLDLSVAPGEFLAVLGPNGAGKTSLLKVLLGLNRLTSGSVEVCGRTPRRGSNLVGYVPQQKSFDRDVPLRGRDLVRMGLDGHRWGIGRLNRESRRRIDEVIDEVGATGYADAPLGMLSGGEQQRLRIAQSLLGNPKVLLCDEPLLSLDLQHQQAVTALIDRRRHELENSVLFVTHEINPILPIVDRILYFVGGRWAVGTPEEVMTSERLSSLYQTDVDVLRIRDRIIVVGAPEAAGADLGSDHHHHHADAAPERRVR; via the coding sequence ATGTCCGAGACACAGAGCGCCGACGCCGGGGGCGCGCCGGGAGCATCGAATGCACTACCTGCCTCGGGCGAACCCACGGTGCGGCTGCGCAGCGCCACCCTGAACCTCGGTGGGCGCACCCTCTGGAGCGGATTGGACCTGAGTGTCGCGCCGGGTGAATTCCTCGCCGTGCTGGGACCCAACGGTGCCGGCAAGACGAGCCTGCTCAAGGTGCTTCTCGGCCTGAACCGGCTCACCTCGGGCAGCGTCGAGGTCTGCGGACGAACGCCCCGACGAGGAAGCAATCTGGTCGGCTACGTTCCCCAGCAGAAGTCGTTCGACCGTGACGTGCCGCTGCGCGGGCGCGATCTCGTTCGGATGGGGCTGGACGGCCATCGCTGGGGAATCGGCCGGCTGAATCGGGAGAGCCGCCGCCGCATCGACGAGGTGATCGATGAAGTAGGTGCCACCGGGTATGCCGACGCTCCGCTCGGGATGCTGTCGGGCGGCGAACAGCAGCGCCTGCGGATCGCGCAGTCGCTGCTCGGGAATCCGAAAGTGCTGCTCTGTGACGAGCCGCTGCTGAGCCTGGATCTGCAGCACCAGCAGGCCGTTACCGCGCTGATCGATCGGCGCCGCCACGAACTGGAGAACTCGGTGCTCTTCGTGACGCACGAGATCAATCCGATCCTGCCGATCGTCGATCGAATCCTGTACTTCGTCGGCGGCCGATGGGCCGTCGGCACCCCGGAGGAGGTCATGACGAGCGAGCGGCTGAGTTCGCTGTACCAGACGGACGTCGATGTACTCCGCATCCGGGACCGGATCATCGTCGTGGGTGCTCCCGAGGCGGCCGGGGCCGACCTCGGCTCCGACCATCATCATCACCACGCCGACGCCGCACCCGAGCGGAGAGTGCGGTGA
- a CDS encoding Cna protein B-type domain-containing protein has protein sequence MPIRAHQKQFLALILTLALAVAGVLAYTGSRAGAKDITNAITSVDVNPKNPKPTDTVTVSLKWAVPVGTQAGDTFTLVIPSVLGDFPSGFDLRDPANALVATATIVGHTATFTMTSYAASHQNVAGTAFFTSEVAPGTAPGVTHLHFTGSIDTTVDINVGGTFGRDRTIPDKFGYFYRNDEGATNPTDAVIWAIETPVGPFDTTTITDTASAGQEFDCAGVQSRLGDATGPNGAFNNGVLLPIGNDLKCSPTSLSYTYNTHPVTAGHLIQLAVPVTLTDPDLTTFQDTATVTTDGVVKTAGAKPIIRTSAGGTANGDLATPGVKIVKKDAAGNDADTAADKVILPTGSTQLVYTVTNGHRDGTASNEDLVNVHVFDQVQSNGTVSDLTCKLPDGTTLSNADATAGITWPGPFAIGASFTCTANLTGVAPGTDHEDTGNVTADGEFSGVHVWDKNPYFASNPGKVNVGDYVWIDANHNGIQDAGEQGIKDVRLSLTDADGKPVKDINGTTVAPTLTDADGKYGFGELPPGQYIVSIDDSTVPAGLFPTLAGAGDDREKDSSTGSATSKVLVGGQEDLSLDFGFWTPAPSIKIVKKDAAGNDADTADTKVILPNGSTDLVYTVTNTGTEALKNIVVSDAVVTNGTVTGQSCDFSPLGGPSSGLTWAAGPLLPGKFFTCTAKLIGVSQGPDHEDIGTVTASGAVSGKPVESHNPYFASNPGKVSVGDYVWLDSNHNGIQDAGEQGIPGVTLNLTDAAGKPVTDVNGKAVAPQVTDASGKYLFSDLPPGQYIVTLDNTTVPSGDVPTLANQGSDRTVDSDTGHAESSALTGGQSDLSLDFGFVKPVSVGDYVWVDKNHNGIQDAGEKGLAGVTLTLTDSKGQPVTDLNGVAVAPTKSDANGKYGFSNLPPGTYTVSVLASTVPAGYQTTITGAGTRDTDSSNGSATSLALTGGDSDLSLDFGFFATESGVDAIALTPPPSSGTDDLAMTGFNSVGPLALAVAMLGLGIGFLLSAQRRRRSMNG, from the coding sequence ATGCCTATTCGTGCGCACCAGAAGCAGTTCTTGGCGTTGATTCTGACGCTCGCGTTGGCCGTAGCCGGAGTCCTGGCCTACACCGGCAGCCGAGCCGGAGCCAAGGACATCACGAACGCCATCACGTCGGTTGACGTCAACCCGAAGAACCCGAAACCGACCGACACGGTAACAGTCAGCCTCAAGTGGGCGGTGCCGGTGGGGACGCAGGCCGGCGACACCTTCACCCTGGTCATCCCGTCCGTGCTGGGCGACTTCCCGAGCGGGTTCGATCTGCGCGACCCGGCCAACGCACTGGTGGCCACGGCAACGATCGTGGGCCACACCGCGACCTTCACCATGACGAGCTACGCCGCGAGCCACCAGAACGTCGCGGGAACCGCCTTCTTCACCAGTGAAGTCGCCCCTGGCACCGCGCCCGGAGTGACCCACCTGCACTTCACCGGTTCGATCGACACCACAGTCGACATCAACGTCGGCGGCACCTTCGGCCGCGACCGCACGATCCCCGACAAATTCGGCTACTTCTACCGCAACGACGAGGGCGCCACCAACCCGACCGACGCAGTCATCTGGGCCATCGAGACGCCGGTCGGCCCCTTCGACACAACCACGATCACTGATACGGCCAGCGCCGGACAGGAGTTCGACTGTGCAGGCGTCCAGTCGCGCCTCGGTGACGCGACCGGCCCGAACGGGGCATTCAACAACGGAGTGCTGCTGCCCATCGGGAACGACCTGAAGTGCTCCCCCACGTCGCTGAGCTACACCTACAACACGCACCCGGTGACGGCCGGCCACCTCATCCAGCTGGCCGTTCCGGTGACCCTCACCGACCCCGACCTCACCACCTTCCAGGACACGGCGACCGTGACCACCGACGGAGTCGTCAAGACGGCCGGCGCCAAGCCGATCATCCGTACCTCGGCCGGCGGGACGGCCAACGGCGACCTCGCGACGCCCGGTGTGAAGATCGTCAAGAAGGACGCCGCCGGCAATGACGCGGACACCGCAGCTGACAAGGTCATCCTCCCGACCGGGAGCACCCAGCTCGTCTACACGGTCACCAATGGGCATCGGGACGGGACGGCCTCCAACGAGGACCTCGTCAATGTCCACGTCTTCGATCAGGTACAGAGCAACGGGACGGTCTCAGACCTGACCTGCAAGCTGCCCGACGGCACCACGCTCAGCAATGCTGACGCGACCGCCGGAATCACCTGGCCCGGCCCGTTTGCGATTGGGGCCTCGTTCACCTGCACGGCCAACCTCACCGGCGTAGCGCCCGGCACCGATCATGAGGACACCGGCAACGTGACGGCAGACGGTGAGTTCTCCGGGGTGCACGTCTGGGACAAGAACCCGTACTTTGCGAGCAACCCCGGCAAGGTGAACGTCGGTGATTACGTCTGGATCGACGCGAACCACAACGGAATTCAGGACGCCGGCGAGCAGGGCATCAAGGATGTCCGCCTCTCGCTGACCGACGCCGATGGCAAGCCCGTCAAGGACATCAACGGCACGACGGTGGCACCGACGCTGACCGATGCCGATGGCAAGTACGGGTTCGGCGAACTTCCGCCCGGGCAGTACATCGTCAGCATCGACGACTCGACGGTCCCGGCCGGCCTCTTCCCGACGCTCGCTGGAGCCGGCGACGACCGGGAGAAGGATTCGAGCACCGGTTCCGCCACCAGCAAGGTGCTCGTCGGCGGCCAGGAGGATCTGAGCCTCGACTTCGGCTTCTGGACCCCGGCACCGTCGATCAAGATCGTGAAGAAGGACGCCGCGGGCAACGATGCCGACACCGCCGACACCAAGGTCATCCTGCCCAACGGCAGCACCGACCTCGTCTACACGGTGACCAACACCGGCACGGAGGCGCTGAAGAACATCGTCGTCTCCGACGCGGTGGTCACCAACGGAACGGTCACCGGACAGAGCTGTGACTTCAGCCCGCTCGGCGGCCCGTCCTCGGGCCTCACCTGGGCCGCCGGTCCGCTGCTGCCCGGCAAGTTCTTCACCTGCACAGCGAAGCTCATCGGCGTCAGCCAGGGCCCTGACCACGAGGACATCGGAACCGTGACCGCCAGCGGCGCTGTCTCCGGTAAGCCCGTCGAGTCACACAACCCTTACTTTGCCAGCAACCCGGGCAAGGTCAGCGTCGGTGACTACGTCTGGTTGGACAGCAACCACAACGGGATCCAGGACGCCGGCGAGCAGGGCATCCCCGGCGTCACGCTGAACCTCACCGACGCGGCCGGCAAGCCGGTCACCGACGTCAATGGCAAGGCCGTCGCCCCTCAGGTAACCGATGCCTCGGGCAAGTACCTCTTCAGCGACCTGCCGCCGGGGCAGTACATCGTCACGCTCGACAACACCACGGTTCCGTCCGGCGACGTGCCGACGCTGGCCAACCAGGGCTCGGACCGGACAGTGGACTCCGACACCGGTCACGCCGAGAGCAGCGCCCTCACCGGTGGGCAGAGCGACCTCTCGCTCGACTTCGGATTCGTCAAGCCGGTGTCGGTCGGTGACTACGTGTGGGTCGACAAGAACCACAACGGCATCCAGGATGCCGGCGAGAAGGGCCTGGCTGGAGTGACCCTGACCCTGACCGACTCGAAGGGCCAGCCGGTCACCGACCTGAATGGCGTGGCCGTGGCGCCGACCAAGTCGGACGCCAACGGCAAGTACGGGTTCAGCAACCTGCCGCCTGGCACGTACACGGTCAGCGTGCTCGCCTCGACGGTGCCGGCCGGATACCAGACGACGATCACCGGTGCCGGCACCCGCGACACCGACTCCTCCAACGGGAGTGCGACCAGCCTCGCGCTCACCGGCGGCGACAGCGACCTGAGCCTCGACTTCGGGTTCTTCGCGACCGAGTCAGGGGTGGATGCCATCGCATTGACCCCGCCGCCGAGCAGCGGAACCGATGATTTGGCCATGACCGGGTTCAACTCGGTTGGTCCGCTGGCACTGGCGGTGGCGATGCTGGGTCTGGGCATCGGCTTCCTGCTCAGCGCGCAGCGTCGGCGTCGCTCGATGAACGGCTAA
- a CDS encoding Polysaccharide lyase — MFANRRSIVRLVAALGIAATATIGSAVSADAATTPSQFDVTACSVPTWLADSHPEYVSSDPSVTVENTKSSITVDRTLKAGAMPCSARFSSAATDRRLEFAGAPEQTSGATKFYGFSIFLDKSWPTDSSTVIFQLVNYDATTPSWAPSFQMTVQGNQFHFWNYTTPSGTIDSTTSSVQYRLLWSYPVITGQWLRFEVGVNWNTDASKGQVALWGNDYQLVAPTTMRTLYRTAAGAPTVTYPKFGIYGAPMTSGFKIANFGFAKESTSFAGAEPPR; from the coding sequence ATGTTTGCGAATCGCCGGTCCATTGTTCGTCTCGTCGCCGCTCTGGGAATAGCGGCGACCGCCACCATCGGCTCAGCTGTATCAGCTGATGCGGCAACAACACCTTCACAGTTCGACGTGACGGCCTGCTCGGTTCCGACCTGGCTGGCCGACTCACATCCGGAGTACGTCAGTAGCGACCCGAGCGTGACCGTGGAGAACACCAAGAGTTCGATCACGGTGGATCGCACGCTGAAGGCCGGCGCTATGCCGTGCTCGGCCCGCTTCTCCTCGGCCGCCACCGACCGTCGGTTGGAGTTCGCCGGGGCCCCTGAGCAGACCTCAGGCGCGACCAAGTTCTACGGGTTCAGCATCTTCCTCGACAAGTCATGGCCGACGGACTCCTCCACGGTGATCTTCCAGCTCGTCAACTATGACGCCACCACGCCGAGCTGGGCGCCCTCGTTCCAGATGACCGTGCAGGGCAACCAGTTCCACTTCTGGAACTACACCACGCCGTCAGGAACGATCGACTCCACCACGTCCTCGGTGCAGTACCGGCTGCTCTGGAGCTACCCGGTGATCACCGGCCAGTGGTTGCGCTTCGAGGTCGGCGTCAACTGGAACACCGACGCCAGCAAGGGTCAGGTCGCGCTCTGGGGCAACGACTACCAGTTGGTGGCCCCGACGACCATGCGCACGCTGTATCGCACCGCTGCTGGTGCACCGACGGTCACCTACCCGAAGTTCGGAATCTACGGAGCCCCGATGACCTCCGGATTCAAGATCGCGAACTTCGGTTTCGCGAAGGAGTCCACCTCCTTCGCGGGTGCAGAGCCGCCGCGCTAG
- a CDS encoding Fur family transcriptional regulator, ferric uptake regulator translates to MAADTKHRKTRQGDAVKAALLGLDGFRSAQDVYATLRSAGDSVGLSTVYRHLQAFADSGLVDVIQTPDGEATYRFCGDATEKKHHHHLVCRECGRAEEIEARAFERWSAEVATKFGYTDVEHTVEVFGTCGDCAR, encoded by the coding sequence GTGGCCGCAGATACGAAGCATCGCAAGACCCGCCAGGGCGACGCCGTGAAGGCGGCGCTCCTTGGCCTGGACGGCTTTCGCAGCGCGCAGGACGTCTATGCGACGCTCCGCTCGGCCGGCGATTCGGTCGGTCTGTCGACGGTTTACCGACACCTGCAGGCCTTCGCCGACTCCGGCCTCGTCGACGTGATCCAGACTCCCGATGGCGAGGCGACGTATCGCTTCTGTGGCGACGCGACCGAGAAGAAGCATCACCACCACCTCGTCTGCCGTGAGTGCGGACGCGCCGAGGAGATCGAGGCGCGGGCCTTCGAGCGCTGGTCGGCCGAAGTTGCCACGAAGTTCGGATATACCGACGTTGAGCACACGGTCGAAGTCTTCGGCACCTGCGGCGACTGCGCCCGCTGA
- a CDS encoding zinc/manganese transport system substrate-binding protein, producing MARPTRTAPRRGIRCLAGLSMVVVAGVLLTACGSDSSGATTADGAIRVVAAENFWGDITAQIGGGAVSVTSILSDPNVDPHEYESSAKNAAAVARARLVITNGVGYDSFMQKLMKASPSDSRQVVNVEDVVKPTGENPNPHLWYRPQYVVEAATAIEQELADLVPAQAASFKVNLARFVAGEQSQVVAVIDEIKAKYSGVAVAYTERVPGYLIEAAGLTLGIPETFAQSIEDGNDPSPGDEKAFEAALTEHQVRVLLYNAQVTSPATARLRDLAKASSVPVVAITETLPPTAGDFQAWQGSQARALLAALGG from the coding sequence ATGGCTCGCCCGACACGTACCGCGCCCCGACGCGGCATCAGGTGCCTCGCCGGGCTGAGCATGGTGGTCGTCGCCGGAGTCCTGCTGACGGCATGCGGCTCCGACTCGAGCGGCGCTACGACCGCCGACGGCGCCATACGGGTCGTCGCGGCCGAGAATTTCTGGGGTGACATCACCGCCCAGATCGGTGGTGGAGCAGTGTCGGTCACCTCGATCCTCAGCGATCCGAACGTCGACCCGCACGAGTACGAGAGCAGCGCCAAGAATGCGGCGGCGGTCGCCCGGGCCCGGTTGGTGATCACCAACGGCGTCGGCTACGACTCCTTCATGCAGAAGCTGATGAAGGCGAGCCCGAGTGATTCGCGGCAGGTCGTGAACGTCGAGGATGTCGTGAAGCCGACGGGGGAGAACCCGAACCCACATCTCTGGTACCGGCCGCAGTACGTCGTCGAGGCGGCAACAGCGATCGAGCAGGAACTCGCCGATCTGGTGCCGGCGCAGGCGGCGTCGTTCAAGGTCAATCTGGCCCGATTCGTGGCCGGCGAGCAGAGTCAGGTCGTCGCCGTGATCGACGAGATCAAGGCGAAGTACTCAGGCGTGGCCGTCGCCTACACCGAACGGGTGCCGGGGTACCTGATCGAGGCGGCCGGGCTGACTCTCGGCATTCCGGAGACGTTCGCGCAGTCGATCGAGGACGGCAATGATCCGTCGCCGGGGGATGAGAAGGCGTTCGAGGCCGCGCTCACCGAGCATCAGGTCAGGGTGCTCCTCTACAACGCCCAGGTCACCAGCCCGGCTACAGCCCGCCTTCGTGATCTGGCCAAGGCCAGTTCGGTTCCGGTCGTGGCCATCACCGAGACCCTGCCGCCCACGGCGGGCGACTTTCAGGCCTGGCAGGGCAGCCAGGCCCGTGCGTTGCTGGCGGCGCTCGGTGGCTGA
- a CDS encoding Short C-terminal domain-containing protein: MRRRMGRPGLVGTMARTAVVAGTASAVSGRVLRHQENKAMEAQAEQQADYDTQQSAAQSQAELADMKRQMAAMQAAQAAPAPAAAPAAGGGDDVIAQLQKLASLKEAGILDDAEFASAKAKLLA, encoded by the coding sequence ATGAGACGACGTATGGGACGGCCAGGACTGGTCGGCACGATGGCTCGAACCGCAGTTGTGGCCGGTACGGCCAGTGCGGTCAGCGGCCGCGTGCTGCGGCACCAGGAGAACAAGGCGATGGAGGCTCAGGCTGAACAGCAAGCCGATTACGACACCCAGCAGTCGGCGGCTCAGTCCCAGGCCGAGCTCGCCGACATGAAGCGACAGATGGCCGCCATGCAGGCCGCACAGGCCGCCCCGGCTCCGGCCGCAGCGCCGGCCGCCGGTGGCGGCGACGACGTGATCGCCCAGCTGCAGAAGTTGGCTTCGCTGAAGGAAGCCGGGATCCTCGACGACGCCGAGTTCGCCTCAGCCAAGGCCAAGCTGCTCGCCTGA